The stretch of DNA ATAAATTAATTCTAAGGAGCGATAACAGCATGATTAATGTAACAGTATGGAACGAGCACCGTCACGAACAAAAAAACCCGGTAGTAAGAGACGTTTACCCAGAAGGTATTCACGGAGCAATTGCAAGCTTTTTAAAAGATGATTATAAAGTGAGAACAGCAACGCTAGATGAAGCGGAACACGGATTAACAGATGATGTTTTAAATGAAACAGATGTTTTAATTTGGTGGGGCCATATCGCACATGATGAAGTAAGTGATGAAGTTGTGGAAAAAGTGAAGAAACGTGTATGGGAAGGAATGGGACTTATCGTACTTCATTCTGGTCACTTCTCGAAAATTTTCAAAACATTGATGGGTACTTCATGTGACTTAAAATGGCGTGAAGCAGACGAGAAAGAAAGACTATGGGTTGTTGACCCAAGCCATCCAATTGTGGAAGGTGTTGGAGAATACATTGAGCTTGATCGTGAAGAAATGTATGGAGAGCATTTTGACATTCCAGCACCAGATCAACTTGTATTTTTAAGTTGGTTTGAAGGTGGAGAAGTATTTAGAAGCGGATGCACTTACAGCCGTGGTAACGGGAAGATTTTCTACTTCCGACCAGGACATGAAACGTATCCGACCTATCATAACGAAGAAATTCAACGAGTTATTAAAAATGGCGTAAAATGGGCGGCACCGACAAAACGCTCTTATCCTGTATATGGAAACGCGAAGCCATTAGAAGAAATTAAACCAAAGAACTAAACAGGGGGATTAGACATATGAGTAAAGTGAAAATTGGAGTAATTGGTTGTGGAAGTATTGCGAAACACCGTCATTTACCGGAATATGCAAACAATAAAAATGTAGAAATTGTTGCAGTGTGTGACATCGTAGAGGAAAGAGCACAAGAGACTGCGGATAAATATAATGCAACTGCTTATACAAGTTATGAAGAGCTTTTAGCTAATGAAGACGTGGAGGCAGTAAGTGTTTGTACACCGAACTATTTACACGCTCCAGTTTCGATTGCAGCATTAAAGGCAGGTAAACACGTACTATGTGAAAAGCCGATGGCAACATCTAAAGAAGAAGCAGAGGAAATGATTGCAGCCGCTAAAGCAAGTAATAAAAAACTAATGATTGCTCATAACCAACGTTTCGTACCTTCGCACCAAAAAGCGAGACAACTAGTTGCAAGTGGAGAGCTTGGAAAAATTTATAGCTTCCGTACTGCTTTCGGTCATGGAGGCCCAGAAGGTTGGAGTGTAGATGGAGCGAATAGCTGGTTCTTTAAAAAAGAGCAAGCGTTCATCGGTGCGATGGGTGACCTAGGTGTTCATAAAACAGACCTTTTACGCTACATTTTAGGAGAAGAGTTTGTAGAAGTTGGTGCGTTCGTAGAAACTAGTGCAAAAGAAAATGCAGATGTGGATGATACAGCTGTTTGTGTTTTAAAAACAGAAAGCGGTATTATAGGTACATTAGCAGCTAGCTGGTCTTACGTATCGAAAGAGGATAACGCTACTATTATTTATGCGGAAAATGCTATCGTTCGTCTAGAAGATGACCCAGTTAACTCCGTAATTGTTCAATATAAAAATGGTGAAGTCGTGAAATATGAGCTAGGTGGCATTCAAACGAATGAATCTGGTGGACAAACGAGCTCTCAAGTAGTAGACCAATTTATTACTTCTATCGTGAATGATGTAGAGCCACCAGTTTCGGGTGAAGAAGGAATGAAATCTTTACAAGTCGTATTAGCTGCGCTTGCTTCTAATGAAACGAAACAAATAACTAGAATTTAAGTGGTGGTTAAAATGACAAAAATAAAAATGGGAATTATCGGCACGGGCGGTATCGCTCGTGGCCGCCACATTCCTGCCTACCAACAAATATCTGATCTAGTAACACTCGAGGCTGTTTGTGATGTAAATATCGATGCAGCGAAAGCGGTTGCTGAAGAGTTTGGAATTGAAAAAGTGTTCTCCGATTACACCGATCTTCTTAAAGAAGTAGACGCCGTAACAATTTGTACACCAAACAAATTTCATGCTGAAATGACGATTGCAGCGTTAGAAGCTGGTGTTCATGTGTTATGTGAAAAGCCGATGGCAATAAGTGCTGAAGAATCAGCCGCAATGCTTGAAGCTGCTAATAGAACTGGAAAAGTGTTAGGAATCGGATTCCACTATCGATTTACGAAAGATGCACAAGCGGCAAAAAGGATGATAGAAGAAAATGAAATTGGTGCGCCAATCGTGGCTCGAGCTCATGCGATGAGAAGAAGAAAAGTTCCTGGTTGGGGAGTTTTCACAAATAAAGAGCTACAAGGTGGCGGCAGCTTAATTGATTGGGGCTGTCATTTCTTAGATTTATCTCTTTGGCTAATGGGGAATCCAAAACCGGTTGAAGTAGTTGGTCAATCGTACAACCGTTTAAGTAAAATGCCGAACCAAGTGAATCAGTGGGGAAGCTTTAATCATGAGACGTTTTCAGTAGATGATCACGTTACAGCGTACATTCGGTTTGATAATGGAGCAACGATGCTGTTTGAAACTTCTTGGGCGGCAAATATAAAAGAAGATTCAGAAGGTGTTAGTATTTCAGGCGAAAAAGGTGGAATCGACCTATTTCCATTGGAACTGAATCAAGTGAAGCACGGCATGTTAGTAAGTAGTAAAGCTGACTGGATTCCAGGTGAAGAAAATCCTGGAGTAGCACAAGTAACAAACTTTGTGGAAGCATGTTTAGGAAAAAGTGAACTCGTAGTGAAGCCAGAGGAAGCGCTGCAAGTTTCTCAAATAATTGATGCCATTTACTTAAGTAGTGAAACAGGCAGAAGTGTAAAGCTATAAAAGGAAAGGGAGGTTTTCATACATGAAGTTAGGTGTTTTTACCGTTTTATTTTCTCAAAAAAACTTAGATGAAATGCTAGACTATGTAAAAAACGCAGGGGTGAAAGCTGTAGAAATTGGGACAGGTGGCTACCCTGGAAATGCGCATTGCGATATCGATGCATTATTAGAAAGCGAAGAGCTTCGCAATGAATACTTAGAAAAGGTAACTTCTCGTGGTTTACAAATTAGTGCGTTTAGCTGTCACGGTAACCCGATTTCACCTGAGAAGTCTTTTGCAGAAGAATCACATATCGCACTGAAAAAATCTATCCAACTAGCTAATTTAATGGGCGTACCTGTTGTCAACTGTTTCTCTGGAACAGCTGGTGACCATGAAGAAGCAAAATATCCAAACTGGCCGGTTACACCTTGGCCAACAGAGTATGCGGATGTATTAAAATGGCAATGGGAAGAAAAGTTAATTCCTTATTGGAAAGAGATGGGGCAATTTGCGAAAGACCATAACGTCAAAATTGGCCTAGAACTGCATGGAGGATTTTTAGTTCATACTCCATATACTTTACTAAAATTACGTGAAGAAACGTGTGATGCCATTGGTGCGAACTTAGATCCGAGTCATTTATGGTGGCAAGGAATTGATCCAGTTGCGGCGATTAAAATTTTAGGAAAAGCAAATGCAATCCATCACTTCCATGCGAAGGATACGTACATTGATCAAGAGAACGTTAATATGTATGGATTAGTTGATATGCAACCGTACGGAGAAGTACAAACGAGAGCTTGGACATTCCGTTCAGTAGGCTGCGGACATAGTATTCAAGAATGGTCCGACATGATCAGTGCATTACGTACGTACGGCTACGATTACGTAGTGAGTATTGAACACGAAGATCCACTAATGTCTATCGAAGAAGGCTTTGCAAGAGCAGTTAAAAACTTAAATTCCATCATCATTGAAGAAAAACCTTCAGATATGTGGTGGGCGTAACGAATAGGAGAGAATCTGTAATAGACAGATTCTCTTTTTTTGAAAATTACTTGTAAAAAATTTCTAACAATGTTATAGTCAAACTATATTGTAATACAAAGTAGTGAAAAGTTCTTTTTTTATCAAACTATGTTGCATAACAAAATTGTTGTTCTCTTTTTTTGTTCAACTATATTGCAAAACAAGTTAGTGGAGGGAGGGGAAAGTGTGTCCACAAGTCAAATATTAAAAGGAATATTAGAAGGATGTTTACTTTCTGTTATTGGAAAAGGGGAAACGTACGGTTACGAAATGATAGAAAAACTAAACAAGTACGGATTTACTATGGTAAGTGAAGGAAGTATTTATCCACTTTTATTACGAATGAGAAAAGAGGGCCTTGTTATAACAACTCAGAAAGAACTTCCATCAGGTGGTCCGAAAAGAAAATATTATTCTTTAACAGCCAAAGGAAAAGAAGAGCTAGAAGAGTTTAAATTGCGTTGGGATGCGATTTCGAGCGGAGTTAATAACCTTTTAAAGGAGGATGAGTAGTGATGAAAGTATCGAAACAAAGTAAAGAGTTTTTACAAAATTTAAGAGCTTATTTAATTGCAAGTGGTAAAAAGGAACAAGAAATTGAAGAGATAATTAGTGAGTTAGAAGATCATTTAGTGGAAGCAGAAAAAGACGGTAAAAATGTAGAGGACATAGTCGGGCAAACGCCAAAGGAATATATGGAACAAATTGCAAAAGAAATGCCGCTAGATATTGGGGGAATATTAAAGTTCATTCCGATTATCTTTTTAGGAGCCTTTTCCTATATTTTACTAGGGGATGTTATTCGAGGTGGATTAGCCTATTCTGTTTTACAATTAGTTGGATATCCGATTATCTTTTTGTTTGTACTCTTGGTGTCTACAGTTGCAATCAAATATTTATCTAGTAACAAACTATCAAAAGTAAAAGAATGGACGTTATATTGTCTAATCGGTGGAATCCCAATGGCACTGTTTGTCGGGTTACTATTTTTAAACGATGCAATAGAAACTCCGATTTTTACATTTGGTCCGACGATTAATGTAATAGCTGCGATTTTTTCTATAGTCGTATTCATCGCCATAGCACTATGGTCTAAAACGTGGATGCCGATTGTACTACCATTAATTCTTTTTGTTCCTGAAGTAATCATCGGATTAACTTCCTTATCAGAAGAAACTAAACTAATCTTAACGGCGCTTATTTTACCTGTTGGCCTAGGTCTTTATTTTATCGTAATATGGCAGATGGAAAAGCAAAAAGTAGCAAACGTAATAGAATAAGGGATTAAGCAAGAGGATTGTTAACAGGATAGTAGAGAAGAAAGAAAAATAATAATAGGGAAAAAACGTGAAAAGGGGTCAATGTAATCTTCTGACCCCTTAAAAAATTCCTTTATGCAGTTCCTAAAACAACGCCTAATTTTTTCAAATATTGACGATACGCGATACTTACACGGTCACTTTTCAATGAAAGCTCCACCTGTAAGTCTAGCGGTAGATCTTCAGGTTTTTGATTTTCTACAATAGGTTTATCTTGAGCAAAAATCATATCCTGATAAGCAATTGTTTCCTCGTCAGATGTATTCGTATCGTAGTTAAATGCAAGAATACCATAAACAACCGACTTTTTCTCTTCAACAGGGGAAACGGTTAGCAAAATAGTAAACTTGTTATCTGTGTCAGGATCTCTCTTAGTAAAACGAACAGTTAATGGACTTAATATTTCGTACGTGTAATACACATACTTTGATTGACCTGAGCCATCAGGATCTGGTTGGAAAATAGCAATCTCATCAGAGTAAATACTATTTTCTCCCCAATTCATTTCATAGTCCTCGATAACAGGTTTATCTTCTACTCCTAAAATACCACCGTGTACAAATGCAAGATGTCCAACATCTAAAAAGTTTTCTACTATTCTAGGTGGGTTAGCGTTTACTGAAGTTGGTCCCCACATAATTTTTCTTACATCTTCATTCTCCCACTCCGTAAAATCAAAAAATGTACTATCATCAGTCGATAAATTTACCCAAATAAATCCGTATTTTTCCGCACAATGATATTTAATTGCTTTAGCTTTCATTGGAATTTTTCGTCCTTCTGGAAGTTGAGGAATCTTCTCGCAATCTCCATTTGAGTTATATTCCCATCCGTGATACGCACATACTAAATTTCCGTCCTTTACACAACCTAAAGATAGTGCTGCACCTCGATGAATGCAAAGATCTTTGAAAGCATGAACGCCTTCTTCATTTCTAAATAGAACGATACGCTCTCCTAAAATAGTAACAGATATAGGTTTATCGCTTACTTCTTCAGAAATACAAGCTACAATCCACTCTTTTTGTAATACTGGGTCTTTAACTAACATTCGCTTTTCTCCTTATATACATTGTGATTTAACATTATGTTAAGTTAAAATTGTTCGTTAGTCAATTAAAAAACGAACAATAATTATATCATCTAATAAAATATACGTATTTTATATTTACAAAACTAATTTTAACTTCTATAATACAAATTATCGAAAAACTGAATCACATTTAGGGGGACAATTACGAGATGAAGACAGAAGAGAAAAATAACGGGCTCATCGTTGGAGTAGATGATAAACTTAGCCCAGGTAAAGCGACAATACTTGGCTTACAGCACGTTCTTGCGATGGATTTATACATTGCTCCAATAATAATTGCTGGATTATTAGCACTCGATACACAAAATACTACTTTCTTTATTCAAATGTGTTTTCTTGCAGCTGGGTTAGGAACGTTAATTCAAACTGGTTTTGGTATGAGGTTACCAGTAGTGCAAGGTCCGTCATATGTTCCGATTGGTGCATTAGCGGCAATTGGTGGAAAATTGGGCTTAGGAGCAATAGCTGGTAGTTTAATTCCCGGCGCAATATTAATTGCTATTATTGGATATCCATTAAAATGGTTTGCGAAAGTAGTAAAAAGAATTATTCCCCCTTTGGTAGGTGGAACAGTTATTGTAATCGTAGGGATTTCTTTAATGCCAGTTCCTTTTAAAAGTATTTATTCTTCTCCAGGTAATTTAGGAGATAATGCGATGATAGCAATTGTTACGGTCGCTGTTCTTATCCTTTGTATGTTATTAGGGAAAAAGCAGCAAGGATTAGGGACGTTTTTCCGATTAGTTTCTGTTATTTTAGCAATCGTTGTAGGAACGATTACGGCCGCTTTTTATGGAAGAGTTGATTTTTCTCCAGTTGCAGATGCAGCTTGGTTCTCGTTACCAAAGTTAATGCCTTTTGGACCTCCAGTATTTGATTTAAATGCAATTTTAATTATGGTATTTATTTATTTTATTATTTTAGTAGAAACAACAGGAACTTGGTTCGTCGTATCAAAAGTAACGGATAGTGAATTAACAGATAAACGATTAAACAAAGCTTCTTTCGGTGAGGGGTTAGGTTGTTTTGTAGGATCTTTAGTTGGTGGAACACCGATGACAGGTTATTCTTCTAACGCTGGTCTAATTGCCATTACTGGTGTTGCTAGTCGTGTCGCTATTTTAGCTGCAGGAGGAATATTAGTTTTACTAGGTCTTCTTCCTAAACTATCGGCATTAATAACTTGCGTACCTGCCCCAGTTATTAATGGAATTTTTGGTGTAGTTTGTATCACTATTGCGATGAACGGCTTTAAAGTAATTCAACACGTTGTATTAGATGATCGAAATATGATTGTTATCGGTTTACCAATTCTATTAACAATTGGTGTAACAGTAATGCCTTCTGAAATTTTATATAGTATGCCGGATTTAGCCAACTACGTATTATCTTCTGGTACGGCAGTAGGTGCTTTAGCAGTCCTCATATTGAATTTAATTATTCCTGAGGACAAAAAGAAAGTTCCGATTAAGAACGCGGCATAACGAAAAGTTGGGATGTCCTAAAAGTCAGTAAAGACTGACTTTTAGGACTTTTTTTGTTCCTTACTCCTTATAAGGATTCTAAAACCTCATTAGTTCATAGTACAGATTTTCCATTATGTGTAGTTTTCACGGATGTTGGCTTCATTCTATTAATTGAGAACGAACACTGTAAACTACCCTACTATCTGAATGAAATTCATACAAACAAGTGGGAAAACAATAAGGTTTCTCCACTAATTTGGCATTTATTGGACAGCCCCTTTTCCTTAATTTCTCAAGGCGAAATGTTTGACATAAATTTAGCCACAGATTACTTTTAAAATAATTAAGGAATCAATTGGAAATAGTAATGGATAGTATATGAACGAAAGGAATGATTGGAATGAAAACAACGATTAATTGGGAAGGCAAAATGGCTTTCGGAAGTGTAACACCATCTGGTCATGAATTAAAAATGGATGCAGCCCCTGAAGTTGGGGGAGAAAATAGTGGACCAAGACCGACAGAACTATTATTAAATGCGGTAGCTGGCTGTACCGGTATTGACATTATCTCGATCTTACATAAAATGCGCTTAGAGCCGACTGGATTTACAATGGATGTAGAAGGAGAACGAGCGGACGATCATCCTAAAAAGTTTACGAAAGTACATATTCACTACTCGTTAGAAGGAGAGCTTCCTGAAGATAAAGTAGTGCGAGCCATTAAGTTATCCAAAGATACGTATTGCTCCGTGTCCCATTCTTTAAGTGCGGAAATCTCGGTTAGTTATTCTATTAATGGAAAAAAAGGGGAACAGTCTATATAAAAGTAGATGCGGTCCAAAAGATTGACTATCGCAAATAAACTGCGTGCTACCGCAATAAAATTGGAACTAGCCTCCACCGGCCAACCCTTTTTAAGCAGTATCAAATGCCAATACAAAAAAAGTGGGAGAAACAAAGTCGTTTCCCCTACTTTTTTAATAATACACTTCATTTAACTTAAAACGCCCCAGACCCACCACCGCCACCACCAGTTCCGCCACTACTATAAGAGGAAGAACTGCTGCTAGAACTGTCACTTGTAGCGCTCGAAGCAGAATGGAAATTGTTAGAAGTTAGTGCGCCTAACATATATAAAGATTGGTAGCTTGTACTCGAATGCCGTCCCGTTAAAGTTGGTGTAGTGAAGGCTTCAACGAATTCTTTATGCTTTTCGGTTAATCTTTTATTATTAATACCTAGCCCATAAATGTAAGCTCGCATTTTCTCATCTTCGGTCCAGTGCGTCCAATCTTGTTTCGTTACCTCTAAAAACTTCTCTTTAAACACTTTCCAACTGTAGTGAATACTAGCACCTTCAAACGTTTTTGGTCGATACGATATCGCGTAAATAAGAACGGTTAAAAACAACACAATCGTTACAATAAAGGCACTATACAATTCGTAGGTAGGAAAATAAAACAAAAACGGTAAAAGTAGAAGATTTATTAATATCAATGACAAGCTATACTTTGTTTTATTATGATAAAGCGTATGTTGGTTAACTTCTTCTTTTACTGCACCTTGCCATTCGGATTGAAATTCATGATACTTATCATGGTTATTTTCATCACTAGTGTAATTTTTCAAGTCGTTAAATTGAAACGTACCATCGTTACCTATTTTATAAAAAAGCCATTCTATTAAAATCGTTTCATGATGAAGCTCTGGAGATTTATTCATAACTGTAAATGTATCTTTACCGCTTTTTTGCACATACCCTTGTCGGATTAAATCTAGTAACGAAGCAGCCATTGCATGCTCATTTAATACTTTAAAGTTTGTAAAATAGAAAACAGCTGGCATACTTAATTTTTGTTGAGGCAATGTGTTAAATGATGGATGTTCTCTCTTTACTGAAGCTAATTGGTTTCTCATCAAAAAATAATCTCGTAAAAATAAAAATAATAGAAGCATTGAAACAACTGGTAGACCAATTGCTGCAATAGAAGATAGCGTTTCTTTCTTTTCTTCTCTTTCAATCGCTGCTAAAACTTGTTCCTGTTGTTCCGCCAATAATTGTTGTCTCAACGTACCGGTATTCGTTCCCGTTGTAGCCGGAAAGAGGCTAGAAGGATAGGCAACGCGAATATCCCCATTTTCCCTTCTAGGAACTTTTCCGTATTGGAATACGACCACTCCTGAATCCTGAATTTGTTCTGTATTATACGCAGTATCATATCCGAAAGCTATTACATCATCGGTAGGTTGCGGAGGATGAACCGTAATAACTAGATGTTCGTAAGTAGACTCATTTCTACTATCAAAAAATGGCCAATAAAACTGTGTGACGTCCTCGTAAACATCGACAGCACCATCAATTGTATAAGTAATCGTAAAGGTGATCGTTTCGTCGTTCCCAGCTCGATGTATTTTGTATACATTTTCTTCTCGTTCCACATGTAATGTGTTTTCCTGTTCCGATGCTGTTACTTGTTGAATATGAGCACCTTCTTTAGGGACGATTTCTCTAGTTATGCCATTAAAATCTCCCCTAAATTCGTATGTATGCAGCTCCATAACATAAACATCGCCGTTATCTTGTAAGTACGCATCAATTTCTACATTTGTAATAGAATAATCGACAGCAAATCCTTTTGTAGGAAAGGTCATAACGAGTAAAAGTAATAATAAAGAACTCATGCAAATTTTTTTCATCTTCGCACCTTCCTTTCATCATTACATACGTAACAAACAAGGAAAAGTTTCACAAAATGTAGAATGCTTCCGTTTCTTAATGTAATTTGTCTGAATATTATTGAAATGATTATTAGCTTGTTTTATGATGAAATAAATAGGAAAAAAGTTGGTATACAGAAGTCCTTATAAATTATTAAAAAAGGATAGAGGGGTCGAAACTATTGAAAAATTTTAGATGGACGGTAGCTAAGAAGCTCTACGCTGGTTTTATCGCCGTAGTGCTAGTACAAGGGATATTTATTATGTTATTATCCTCTGTTTCATTTGTAGAAGGTGCTATTTTCCTTTTAGTAGGTTTAATAATAGGGCTTTCGATAGCATTTGTGGTAGCGCGGATGATTACGAAACCGTTAGAGATTGTGAATAAAGGAATGAAAGAGGTAGCAGAAGGAAATTTAACGATTGATCCAATAGAAGTGAAAACGAACGATGAAATAAGGGACTTAGCCTTATCTTTTAATACGATGGGAACGAATTTAGCAAACTTAATTAGAAAAGTACTAGTTGCCTCCGAGACGGTAGCTGCCTCCTCCCAACAGCTACTAGCAAGCTCAGAGCAAACTTCGAAAGCAGCAGAACAAATAACGGAAGTGATTCAAGAAATTGCGGCAGGTTCTGACAATCAAGTGGAAAGCGCTCTAACAGCCAATGACTCTATTATACATATTGCGAAAGGAATGGAGCAGGCCTCAAACTCCATTGTAACCGTTTCAACTTATAGTGCTGAAACGAACATAAAAGCAGAAGAAGGCAATAAAATTGTCATGGATACGGTAGCGCAAATGAGTATTGTTCAAGAGCGTGTATCAGAAATCGCTACTATTATTAGTAGTTTAGGTGAACGTTCCCGTGAAATCGGGGTAATTGTCGATGTCATTTCGAAAGTAGCTAGTCAAACGAATTTATTAGCGCTAAATGCAGCAATCGAGGCAGCGCGTGCTGGTGAGCATGGAAGAGGATTCGCTGTCGTTGCAGATGAAGTAAGGAAGCTTGCGGAAGAATCGAATGATGCTACAGAACAAATTCGTGTAGTAATTGAAAAGGTCAGGGAAGAAATTAATCAAGTTTCCCTTTCTATGAATGCTGGTACTAACTCGGTCAAAGTTGGGATTGAAAAAGTAAACGAAACGGGAAAATCATTTCAAGAAATACGAACAATGATTGCAGGTATAACCTCACAAGCAGAAGATGTATCAGCAATTGCAGAAAGAGTAAGTACAAGTACGGAACAAATGGTACAGCAAATGGCTGACATTACAAACGTCTCTGAAAAATCAGCACATAATTCTCAAATGGTTGCAGCTTCAGCTGAAGAGCAAAACGCATCGATGGAGGAAATAGCAGCATCGGCTAACGCCCTAAGTCACATGGCTCAAGAACTACAAGAGCATATTTCCATTTTCAGAGTTTAGTAGTTACTTAATACAATCATATAAAAATTTTCAAAGCTTGTTTCCTGTTGGAGCAGGCTTTTTTTGCTATTTACAAAAATAAAAAACTATTTTTTGAAAATAATAGGTTGTAAAGCTGAAAAGTAAGTTATATAATGTCTACTATATAAAAACAAGTGTATACCACAAAAGTACATCGGGGTGATAGGAAATGAGAGAAAATGTAAATGTAGGCTTATTAGGATTAGGAACTGTTGGTACGGGTGTAGTTAAAATGATTCAACGTCAACAAGAACAGCTTTTCCATCAAGTTGGCTGCTCGGTATCTATAAAAAAAGTGTTAGTAAAAAATGTAGACAAAG from Sutcliffiella cohnii encodes:
- a CDS encoding Gfo/Idh/MocA family protein gives rise to the protein MTKIKMGIIGTGGIARGRHIPAYQQISDLVTLEAVCDVNIDAAKAVAEEFGIEKVFSDYTDLLKEVDAVTICTPNKFHAEMTIAALEAGVHVLCEKPMAISAEESAAMLEAANRTGKVLGIGFHYRFTKDAQAAKRMIEENEIGAPIVARAHAMRRRKVPGWGVFTNKELQGGGSLIDWGCHFLDLSLWLMGNPKPVEVVGQSYNRLSKMPNQVNQWGSFNHETFSVDDHVTAYIRFDNGATMLFETSWAANIKEDSEGVSISGEKGGIDLFPLELNQVKHGMLVSSKADWIPGEENPGVAQVTNFVEACLGKSELVVKPEEALQVSQIIDAIYLSSETGRSVKL
- a CDS encoding ThuA domain-containing protein, with protein sequence MINVTVWNEHRHEQKNPVVRDVYPEGIHGAIASFLKDDYKVRTATLDEAEHGLTDDVLNETDVLIWWGHIAHDEVSDEVVEKVKKRVWEGMGLIVLHSGHFSKIFKTLMGTSCDLKWREADEKERLWVVDPSHPIVEGVGEYIELDREEMYGEHFDIPAPDQLVFLSWFEGGEVFRSGCTYSRGNGKIFYFRPGHETYPTYHNEEIQRVIKNGVKWAAPTKRSYPVYGNAKPLEEIKPKN
- a CDS encoding aromatic ring-hydroxylating oxygenase subunit alpha encodes the protein MLVKDPVLQKEWIVACISEEVSDKPISVTILGERIVLFRNEEGVHAFKDLCIHRGAALSLGCVKDGNLVCAYHGWEYNSNGDCEKIPQLPEGRKIPMKAKAIKYHCAEKYGFIWVNLSTDDSTFFDFTEWENEDVRKIMWGPTSVNANPPRIVENFLDVGHLAFVHGGILGVEDKPVIEDYEMNWGENSIYSDEIAIFQPDPDGSGQSKYVYYTYEILSPLTVRFTKRDPDTDNKFTILLTVSPVEEKKSVVYGILAFNYDTNTSDEETIAYQDMIFAQDKPIVENQKPEDLPLDLQVELSLKSDRVSIAYRQYLKKLGVVLGTA
- a CDS encoding PadR family transcriptional regulator, with translation MSTSQILKGILEGCLLSVIGKGETYGYEMIEKLNKYGFTMVSEGSIYPLLLRMRKEGLVITTQKELPSGGPKRKYYSLTAKGKEELEEFKLRWDAISSGVNNLLKEDE
- a CDS encoding DUF1129 family protein, whose product is MKVSKQSKEFLQNLRAYLIASGKKEQEIEEIISELEDHLVEAEKDGKNVEDIVGQTPKEYMEQIAKEMPLDIGGILKFIPIIFLGAFSYILLGDVIRGGLAYSVLQLVGYPIIFLFVLLVSTVAIKYLSSNKLSKVKEWTLYCLIGGIPMALFVGLLFLNDAIETPIFTFGPTINVIAAIFSIVVFIAIALWSKTWMPIVLPLILFVPEVIIGLTSLSEETKLILTALILPVGLGLYFIVIWQMEKQKVANVIE
- a CDS encoding sugar phosphate isomerase/epimerase family protein, translated to MKLGVFTVLFSQKNLDEMLDYVKNAGVKAVEIGTGGYPGNAHCDIDALLESEELRNEYLEKVTSRGLQISAFSCHGNPISPEKSFAEESHIALKKSIQLANLMGVPVVNCFSGTAGDHEEAKYPNWPVTPWPTEYADVLKWQWEEKLIPYWKEMGQFAKDHNVKIGLELHGGFLVHTPYTLLKLREETCDAIGANLDPSHLWWQGIDPVAAIKILGKANAIHHFHAKDTYIDQENVNMYGLVDMQPYGEVQTRAWTFRSVGCGHSIQEWSDMISALRTYGYDYVVSIEHEDPLMSIEEGFARAVKNLNSIIIEEKPSDMWWA
- a CDS encoding uracil-xanthine permease family protein yields the protein MKTEEKNNGLIVGVDDKLSPGKATILGLQHVLAMDLYIAPIIIAGLLALDTQNTTFFIQMCFLAAGLGTLIQTGFGMRLPVVQGPSYVPIGALAAIGGKLGLGAIAGSLIPGAILIAIIGYPLKWFAKVVKRIIPPLVGGTVIVIVGISLMPVPFKSIYSSPGNLGDNAMIAIVTVAVLILCMLLGKKQQGLGTFFRLVSVILAIVVGTITAAFYGRVDFSPVADAAWFSLPKLMPFGPPVFDLNAILIMVFIYFIILVETTGTWFVVSKVTDSELTDKRLNKASFGEGLGCFVGSLVGGTPMTGYSSNAGLIAITGVASRVAILAAGGILVLLGLLPKLSALITCVPAPVINGIFGVVCITIAMNGFKVIQHVVLDDRNMIVIGLPILLTIGVTVMPSEILYSMPDLANYVLSSGTAVGALAVLILNLIIPEDKKKVPIKNAA
- a CDS encoding OsmC family protein; the protein is MKTTINWEGKMAFGSVTPSGHELKMDAAPEVGGENSGPRPTELLLNAVAGCTGIDIISILHKMRLEPTGFTMDVEGERADDHPKKFTKVHIHYSLEGELPEDKVVRAIKLSKDTYCSVSHSLSAEISVSYSINGKKGEQSI
- a CDS encoding DUF2207 domain-containing protein: MKKICMSSLLLLLLVMTFPTKGFAVDYSITNVEIDAYLQDNGDVYVMELHTYEFRGDFNGITREIVPKEGAHIQQVTASEQENTLHVEREENVYKIHRAGNDETITFTITYTIDGAVDVYEDVTQFYWPFFDSRNESTYEHLVITVHPPQPTDDVIAFGYDTAYNTEQIQDSGVVVFQYGKVPRRENGDIRVAYPSSLFPATTGTNTGTLRQQLLAEQQEQVLAAIEREEKKETLSSIAAIGLPVVSMLLLFLFLRDYFLMRNQLASVKREHPSFNTLPQQKLSMPAVFYFTNFKVLNEHAMAASLLDLIRQGYVQKSGKDTFTVMNKSPELHHETILIEWLFYKIGNDGTFQFNDLKNYTSDENNHDKYHEFQSEWQGAVKEEVNQHTLYHNKTKYSLSLILINLLLLPFLFYFPTYELYSAFIVTIVLFLTVLIYAISYRPKTFEGASIHYSWKVFKEKFLEVTKQDWTHWTEDEKMRAYIYGLGINNKRLTEKHKEFVEAFTTPTLTGRHSSTSYQSLYMLGALTSNNFHSASSATSDSSSSSSSSYSSGGTGGGGGGSGAF
- a CDS encoding Gfo/Idh/MocA family protein, producing the protein MSKVKIGVIGCGSIAKHRHLPEYANNKNVEIVAVCDIVEERAQETADKYNATAYTSYEELLANEDVEAVSVCTPNYLHAPVSIAALKAGKHVLCEKPMATSKEEAEEMIAAAKASNKKLMIAHNQRFVPSHQKARQLVASGELGKIYSFRTAFGHGGPEGWSVDGANSWFFKKEQAFIGAMGDLGVHKTDLLRYILGEEFVEVGAFVETSAKENADVDDTAVCVLKTESGIIGTLAASWSYVSKEDNATIIYAENAIVRLEDDPVNSVIVQYKNGEVVKYELGGIQTNESGGQTSSQVVDQFITSIVNDVEPPVSGEEGMKSLQVVLAALASNETKQITRI